One window of the Pieris brassicae chromosome 2, ilPieBrab1.1, whole genome shotgun sequence genome contains the following:
- the LOC123720152 gene encoding facilitated trehalose transporter Tret1-like isoform X2: MEERPTDLEAGGSHIEDKNGHSKILTRLETVPDIKRDTSGITTQYIATGIVNLGAFASGVCVAWTSSALPLMISGQYETQPARSSDVFTSNNGTHTKIILTETEASWVASLLCLGALFGAVPSGLISEYFGRKKTLLYLALPLVVSWILVASSPNVYGLYVGRFVSGVAVGAFSVAIPPYIEDIAEKNTLPGLANFYHVHFASGVLFGYIIGLVQSASWLSVLCASIPISFFIGFIFLPESPAYLMSQGKFPEAKAALKYFRGIDNDVDSEMKELKEYVRNYGRNKVTFRQLFTTRTTIKPLIVSFGLMIFQQMSGIYPILFYAEKIFKNFAISLNLPSAAIILGFCFVTSMYFSTMFLKKFRRRVLLLISFTLMALSLGTLAMFYHLKASNLSAHNTWVPLSTLCIFVSMYAVGAGPIPWLMLREIFAPNVRRRATALTAGFHWFFAFGVTKLYQNLIHLVSPGWTLWHFAVTSLIGTIFVYFFVPETKGRTLEEIHNEFDGIHKRKRHRHVIEVETVSVH, from the exons TGGAAGAACGTCCAACTGATCTAGAAGCAGGTGGGTCTCatatagaagataaaaatgGTCACTCTAAAATACTCACTCGGTTGGAGACCGTTCCTGATATCAAAAGAGATACTTCAGGGATCACTACCCAGTATATTGCTACTGGAATCG TAAATCTTGGGGCGTTCGCGTCTGGCGTATGCGTCGCTTGGACTTCATCAGCATTGCCTCTTATGATCTCTGGACAGTATGAG acGCAGCCAGCCCGATCGTCAGATGTTTTTACGTCAAACAATGGAACCCACACCAAAATTATT ctcACGGAAACGGAAGCCTCATGGGTGGCGTCTTTGCTGTGTTTGGGAGCACTATTCGGGGCTGTTCCTTCTGGTCTCATCTCAGAATATTTTGGACGAAAGAAAACATTACTTTATCTTGCGCTACCTTTGGTGGTCTCATGGATCTTAGTCGCTTCAAG TCCTAACGTCTACGGCTTGTACGTGGGGCGTTTCGTAAGTGGCGTAGCTGTAGGAGCCTTCAGCGTGGCGATACCACCGTATATTGAAGACATAGCCGAAAAGAATACTTTACCTGGATTGGCCAATTTCTACCACGTACATTTTGCATCTGGGGTACTTTTTGGCTATATTATtg GATTGGTCCAGAGCGCTTCGTGGCTGTCGGTACTATGCGCTAGTATACCCATATCATTCTTCATTGGATTCATATTTCTTCCGGAATCTCCAGCTTACCTGATGTCTCAAGGGAAATTTCCCGAAGCAAAAGCGGCGTTAAAATACTTCAGAGGCATAGACAATGACGTGGATTCGGAAATGAAAGAACTAAAGGAATACGTCAGGAATTACGGAAGAAATAAAGTCACATTTAGGCAGCTTTTCACTACTAGAACTACTATTAAGCCTTTGATCGTCTCTTTTGGGTTGATGATCTTTCAGCAGATGAGCGGTATCTATCCAATTCTCTTCTACGCCGAGAAAATTTTCAAGAACTTCGCTATATCGTTAAATTTACCAAGTGCAGCAATTATTCTTGGTTTCTGCTTTGTTACATCTATGTACTTCTCAACTATGTTCTTAAAGAAATTTAGAAGGCGcgtcttattattaatatcttttaCACTAATGGCACTTAGTTTGGGCACTTTAGCTATGTTCTACCATTTAAAAGCTTCGAACCTATCAGCTCATAATACGTGGGTACCTTTGTCCACATTATGCATATTTGTATCCATGTATGCGGTAGGTGCAGGGCCCATACCTTGGTTGATGTTACGTGAGATATTTGCACCAAACGTAAGGCGGCGAGCGACAGCTCTTACCGCTGGATTTCACTGGTTTTTTGCCTTCGGAGTTACGAAGTTATACCAAAATTTAATACACTTGGTGAGTCCAGGGTGGACGTTATGGCATTTTGCTGTAACTAGCCTGATTGGAACCATTTTTGTATACTTCTTTGTACCTGAGACTAAGGGAAGAACGTTGGAAGAAATACATAATGAGTTCGACGGTATTCATAAAAGGAAAAGGCATAGGCATGTTATTGAAGTCGAGACTGTTTCAGTgcattga